tgagaatttaaaaaaattgatatggcATTTGATTGTCCACATTTGtccatatataattttttgtccACCTGGTCCTCTGCACTTTATATCATCGATtgtattagtattattataaatttatcttaataaaattcgtgtttggattaatttttcttactgAGAATCatgtaaaacttttttatgaCATATGAGGGCATATTATATTCTTCAGTAATCCCTTTAGAAAATTTTGTATATCAGAGAGGAATTATTTGGTAGCTTTAATGAATGATATACATTCATCTCgttgttttcttttaattttttcatgtcAAGAGCAAGCTGGCATCTTTGCAGTAGCTGTTTTATACATTGTTCCAGTCTCCTTATCTCGATACCTTTTCTCTTTGATATCTTGATCATTTGCATACAATTGTCTTGTGTGTCATCGTACATGCGACATATTGGCAGTTTATTGACGACATTAGCGTATGCTCCGGCGTGTACATGCAGGGACAGATAGTATTCGTAAATTTGTTGCGAAAACGGCAAGCGTGGGTAGCATGGTGGAAATCGTAGCAACGATGATGCTATCGAAAAAGTATTGCGATCAAGGCCAATGTCACGAACTTGCGTAGCAGGACAGTCTCTTCTCCCTCAATGCCAGATGTCGAGGAGAGTGTAATTAGGAACTCGTACTGAATTTtaagataatgaaattattcatttcttgCCAAAACAATCATCGCTgtcttatttaattacaatttaatttacactCTCCATTTCGCGATTTCTACATGAAATTGTGAAGGATATTgactttaataataacattttgataatttaataatgctcTAAAATTTATGTTGCCCGTTGATTTTAACTTGCGGCTTATCATTTAacgcaaaaaacaaaatttaattgttcaccTTCGAGCGTGTATTCTAATGACATCTAATCATGTGTTATCTTTGCATGTGCGAGATAACGCATAGTACGGCGCATAGTGCCGCAATGCCGGAATGTCGTGCGTAATGATAGCGACTTCAGTGACCATGGCAATACAgtattccatttaaaaaacgaatttgccaCTATTGCTCAATAGACGTTCGTTTAGCCAACATAGCATTTCTATGACTAACCGAAACGATTTGGAATTCCATCAACGAATTGTCATGTAAATTCCACGAGGTGTGTCCAGGACAAAAGatctcaaatattttcttttcctgcttaataaaaatgactttttatattttagcagTTTCATATTACACAGAATACAATTTATGTTTACTTTTACAATCATAATAAcagtatgaaaataatttcggGTTTACACCTTTTGTAACATGATTCTGTATGGAATCTGATTTGATTTGCAAATGGAATCCTTGGGAGATTTCAATCTTTCCATCTATCGATTTGTCCCGTATGGTGCAGTAATGTTCCCCTCGAATTCAATGTGCACACGTAGGAGGAATCTTGAGATGACGTAGCAATAAGATTGCCTTGGAACCGAGGAAATCGAATAGTAGACGATTGTGAGGCGTTCGCAGAATTGCATTTACTCCCCATGGTCGTTCGATTCATTTTTAGAAGCCTAAGAGACGCAAGTAAATTTATCCATTTTGCTGTATCTAATTATCGCTTTATGGACGGCGACGCCGTCTTTAACGAGACAAGACGCTGCCTGCTTTTTACAGAAAGATGAATAACACTCAAAACAGTCACTTAATAGCGCGCGGAATCCTCGATGAACCAAACTGACAATATTTCATTGACATAAATTTCATCAATGATTagcgagattaaaatataaagcagataataaagagaaattcTCATGTTTAAGTAGATTTCACAAGAATGACATGAGGAAAGACATTCACATTGATTATTCTATCAAATATGCAGTCGCAGCTGGCATTTTAAATACCGTAACGTTCACAAAGAGCAATAAGAGACGAAAATTGCGTCAGCCGGTTAAAGCCCACGTTTGGCAAAGTACTTTTCATCGGTGTCTCGCGTTTTCCATTATGCCTCGGCAAGCTTCGTCTTTATCAGCAATCACGCGTGCTGATGAAGTCGTCACCGAGCGGATAACGCGCTGGAGGAGTTCGTCGCCGTTATTACGACACATTAGGGCCAGCGTAGTAACCCGTTTTACCCGTGGGATTTCGCGTAATGAGCGTGGGCACTCGGCCCAATCTTGGGGCTGTCTATTAACACGCTGCGCGGCCACCAACAATCATCGGGGCCGGTTCACCGTTGTCTCCCCGGCGGGTAATCCAATCGTGATTTCCGCGGAAGGATGCGGGACGGGGACACGGCATGCAACGCGATGCTGGGCGAAACCAGTTCTCAGGATAaaggcgagggagagagaagtcTGACCCCGGGAATACGCTCTCGGttctacagggtgtcccgatgCAGTCCGCCAGCCGAGTTGGAGCGAAGAAAAATGCCCGCGCGATTTTCCTCTTCGTTCGTCAGGAAAATTGCAGGAAAGAAGATCACGTCTTGAATACTGATTAGTCCGAGATATTTATGTTATCCGAACACTCGATCGAATTAAGAATGAGCGAAATGTGAGATCGGTTACGCGATGAACGGCTCAGCAGGCCGTCGTGCAAGGAAGAAAAGAGTCGCGTTGATATACTTTCGAATGTAAATCAGTTGGCGATACTCGCGTTTTGCGAATCGAGagttaattgattaattaattaaatgggAACACGCTGAGAGAGAAATCCAGATAAACATGTTACACGCGAAACGACATTtgatcaattaatatttctgcgtgggaaacgcgagcgagcagaattttatgtaataaattctgCATTGATTTTCATGCGCCAGAGGAAATTTTCATGCCGGAGGAAGAATTTCCTCGTGCGCGCGGTATCTGCGGTTATTTTTATGTTCCAGAGACAGGATACGAGATAAACGCCCTTCCTAAAAGAGCTGCTGTCTGTTTATCGACTCGACTTCGGAAGCGGTCTCGACGTGCGCCTGAAGTTTTCTCGAATTATTCAGCAATTTCGTTCTGTTGTTTTAACTCAGCTGTACCGCTGCGAAATGTTTCCCGAGAGAATTCTTCAGCCGGCGATATATTTACTTTTGCGTCGCGCGTATTGCTTTGCTGAGAAACAATTAGAAGAGCTATCATCCCGTGCATTACGAAATGCTCATTGTACAAATGTAGCTAGAGCTTCTTCACCTTGATGCTCCGTCGACGGCAGGTGTACGCTTTAATGCGGCATGCAGCTGCTTGGAACTGTGGCCGCGCGTGCCCCGAAGGCCGCCAGTATGTATAGATTACCGGGAAAAGCCAAGGAAAGACGTGTTATCACGTAATATCACTGATGCATAATAATGTGTTGGTGACTAAGATCACGTGCgccaaaatatattatttaaatcccTCGGATGAGTCAACCCGCAAACATAAAACGTACGTTTATaacgcttttatttttataacgtgATAAGCTTCCTTGTCTCATATTTGTATAGAATACAGACGGCAAAACATCTCTAATCGTTTCCTCCTTATcacttttttacttttcggGAAAAAGCGAGGCGTTCAAGTACGGCCGAGCGAAGGAGAGGTACAATTAACTGGAAAAAGTCGAGTATGTTACGTTGATTTGCTAACGTAATGATATGCAGTCGCGAATacataaaaaaggaaagatcACCCGATGCGAAACGGCGCGCATTCGCGCTCAATTGATCCTTGTTCGTTATTTTATTCGCTTTCCGGATTCCATCGCGCTCGTGATACGCGCGCGGAAGACGGCTCTCCGTTCCCCGTCGATGCGCCCGTAAATTGCACGACCGATTTCGTTGCGTCGGGACTCAACGTGGTTCCGCTGGTGGGGAAATGCGCGACGACAGGAATCGTATGGTTTTCACGGGAGGGAAAACGTTACGGTCTCGTCGACAGAGTAAACCTGCGGCTATTGGACTCGTACGCCCTTTTCCGTCGTCGTGAAGTCACTCGCCCGGGAAGCTGCGGCACGCCCGTTATGCATACGGAAGGACCTCGAACAACTTACCTCGAGCATTTCACATTTTGCGTGTTCGCCAGGCGAAGTGAAAGACGATTTTGTAGGAAAATGAGAAGCGAGGTATCATTATATGTCGGCGGTAAAGTTATTGCATTGATGCAAAACGCAGTACGTCACGTTTGTCGTATATTTCATTTGCATATAACATTTTTGCTGTGTCACACGAGATggaaattacgtaattaataataggaACACAAGTAGATAAAATAGTACGTATCGTTGCATTAGATAGTTGTCACGCGTGTAACGTGAAGCTTCACCCCGATAAGTACCCGTGAAACCAGATAACGTATCTAATATTTGCATTCTGTCGTTTTAAAGTATCGCCGGGAATAGTTACTGCCGtgcaataaaaacattttttcacgcGGCTAGATTTTCGTGCTTTTCGTGTTCTTCGCTATCTTTTCACCATTGACAGAATTTCGCATCCCACTCGCGGGTTATCAGATAGCTGCTATTAAAGGAGATTATTACGCAAGTTGCTTGAAGGATGCGACCGCGTGAATTTACCCGAACTCGTGTCATTGTATCTGCGACTAGACATCGGGATGCGATACGGAGACGCTtggttatttaattataattatcgtttACATGACGCGGTGATGAGTTTACCATACGCGCCTGCCTTGATGAAGACCGTGAGTCGTGAGTGAAGAGACTTACCATCTTTGCACAGCGATGACGTTTAATCTGATTATACCAAGAACGATGAACATTATGTCGCATGATATCCGCCTCTTATAACGTCACTCTACTGCAAACGTGCTTTTATGAATCTTCTTTGACTTGCTACGTAACGAGAAAACTTGTTAAAGACATATTGTCGTGTGCCTTGATATTAGATCATAAACTAAGTAATCTGAGTCGCGTCTGAATGGCAATACAAGTATTAtagcgatattttttttaagattGCTTAGTCtgctgtaaaattaatatacgacaaaTTTGATTCATCTAGACGCGACAcggattacttaattaatgacctgataaattttatctttttttatatttttttgaaaattttgcaacattattttattaataaattttttattaataaattgttaacatGATACTCACTGCTGAGGCTTATCGATGGTTTTCTAGATATTGCCAGAATAGATTTTTTGTTTgtttagatataaataatttttcgcgtTGCTGATTAACCGCGAGATAAGTTTTTTGTTACGGAGTGTTACCTAATTGCACTTGTTTCTGATGCTCCTGCAGATGTGCCTTCGATTTTTCACTCTTTCCATCTTATCGTGCAGCTTGATAAGGATGATAAGCCATCAATGACAGGTTCAGTATGTTACGGTGCGCCGCGACAGTTTGACCCCTTTTTCCGAGCGAAGCTTATTACCTTCTTCCGACATGGAAATTCTCAAGATGAGAAGATGGGACGTCATGGACGAGTACTTTAGGGATTTCCGACAGCTATTTAAGTTAGTGAGTGCACTCAGTTTTCTTCACTTCATTATTGCCGATGTTTCTTCACTTCATTATATTGCCTCAAGTTCTCGTTGCTGTGGGCGTTACCTCGTCGGGAAAATTATGAGGAAAAACGAAAGAGAACGAAGAAGATGCTTACGGAATTTTTCAAGTGCAACGATTATTGTTATTCCGCGATCACGGAACTAAGCaaatataagttatataaattcGCTTTGTTAATTACATTGAAGAAGAATTGCACTGGCTAAtcttgttttataatatttagcgATCTTTACTTATTAAGCGTTATTAATCGATTTCATGCAAAATTCCATACAAAATGCAGTTACATTGTTCCACTATCAACTTAACTCCATAATAGAGTGCCACacaatctataaaaaaattgtaatatcgcTCAATATCAGCTACTGATGTACGTCGCCTTATTGATTTGTTAGATACTGCACATATCGAGATTAGAACGATCGTATGGCAGCGAGGAAAATGTCTGGTAACAAATCGAGTGCTGTTTTCTGTGAACGTGAATATACGCAGCGACTGGTcggttatttattaattaagcgGAATCTAAATGGCGGATTTGCGTAGTCTCGCATGAATAAACGACTGATTCATGCTTACTGATCTTCCCGGTGAATCGCGCGAGTAGGCCGTGCCTCTCTAGCGTGATCGTCGCGCGTTCTCCACGTCGAGGACGGATTTTACATGCGCGATTCCCTCGACGGAACGGTTCACCGGCGAGAATGAAATGTTAATTAGCCGGTGTGCACACGGGACCGCTCTCGGGAGCATTTCTCAAGAATGGGCATGAGGAACTGCCGATTAACCCCGATGCAAGCCTACCGAGAAACCGCACACATGACCGTTCCCGTCGTTACCGTATGCCCATTGTTCCCGCGCGAAAATTGCGATGTCTACGAGCGATGTCTAGATGCGCTCGCGGATCTGCTAGCGGAATTTTTCACGACCCGGATTTCTTTCGCGAGCCTCTTCTTACGCGAGAATCATGCGTAGGCGCATTCCTTGTGCAACGCATTTCTCCCGCGGGGAAAAAAGTCTCCGCCACGGTAAATGTCCGATCGCGGAAATGTCAGTTGAAATGATATTCTCGACTCTCGGTTATTTTGTGTCGTACAATCGAAATTcgattttaaaatgtttcatttttgtaaaatgaaaattaaaaaaaaattgttatgtCTGCTATATCAATTAATCTcttaacatatatatgtgttgtataatataaatataatataaatataaaaataatgtcgcataaaataatatctctaaATTACAGATTTTCACATCCGTTTGGTCTCACCAAACGGAATATTATCTTGTCATTATCACGGTGCCTCGCGaaacttattaatataatattttttatgcggATCTGATTActaaattaattgtattttattatcgcgcttgtgtgtgtatgtggtATCTCACCCTTCCTTAATAGATGTATCCTCTTTCAGACGACGGAAATGACTGCGGAAAAGCTATTGCCGTGTCGTATCATATAATAGTATCAGGAATAATATCGCAAGTTCAATTTTAACTGATGTTCAGATGTATAAATTATCACGCAAAATTGGCCGTACAAAAACGGAAGGAAATCTTCATGTCTCATGTTTTACGTAAATTATTCTCAATTTCAGAGAAAAACtttatgaattaaatatacaataaataaagcgGAAGAATTTTCGTGATTCTTAAGATCCTAACGACATATCAAGCTTTTGACGAAACGACTGATGAAATTTGCTTTCTCCGACAGATCGACGCAAACGGAGATGGCTTCATCAATGTCACCGAGCTGCGGAGTGCATTGGATGTTTGCGGCTTCAAGATGCCTGGTTACAAGGTACGTCAGATGATCGAGGAGTACGACGATAAGCAGCGGTTGGAGCACAAGGGTCGTCTCTCGTTTGAGGAATTCGAGAAGCTCTGCAAGGAGCTGAAGGCCAACGAACTGGGCTCCACATTTAAGCAGGTCGTCTCGAAGAAGGAGAACCTCGAGACTCTGGGTGGAATATCCGAGGCGTCCAGCGAGGGCACCACGCACTCCGTCAGACTCGAGGAGCAGCTAGCGTTCAGCGACTGGATCAACACTAATCTGTCACATGATCCCGACTTGAAGCATCTGTTGCCTATCGATCCCGAAGGGAAAACACTTTACGATAAAGTCAAAGACGGAATATTGCTCTGGTAAGTATAACACAGTGGAATATTCCTTCTCGTCGTGATTTTTATACAGTGCACacagtaatttattaatcttttaaaataaaaaattaaatatagaggaaatctaatatatttattaaaatctttagatttatgttttatatcgAATAACTTTattctaaaatttaaattaacgaAAGAATCGTTTCATttgtttgataaataattataaaatagattgatttgtataaaaattaattatatcacacTTACATTtcagtaaaataattaatcattccTGCCCGGACACCATTGACGAACGCACAATCAATAAGAAGAATATGACGCTGTACAAAAAGCACGAGAATTTAACGCTGGCTTTGTCTTCGGCTCAAGCTATAGGTTGCAATATCGTAAACATCGACGCTCACGACTTAACCAAGGGTTCGCCTCACCTAGTACTCGGCTTGCTCTGGCAAATTATCCGAATCGGTTTGTTCAACCAAATCACCCTCGAGAATTGTCCCGGTTTGGCTACATTGCTGCAGGACGGTGAACGAATTGAGGATCTTTTGAAGCTCTCACCGGAGTCTATTCTGCTCAGATGGGTGAATCATCACCTAGAGAACGCCGGTATCGCCAGACGGTGCAACAACTTCCAGTCCGACATAACGGACTCTGAGATCTACACCTATCTCATCAAGCAAATTGCACCGAATTCCGCTGGCGTCACTTTGGAGGCCCTGATGGAGCCGAACCACATGTCCCGTGCGGAGATCATGCTTCAGCAGGCGGCGAAACTCGGCTGCCGCACCTTCGTGACGCCCAGTGATGTCGTAAACGGCATTTACAAACTGAATCTGGCCTTCGTCGCGAACATGTTCAACAATTATCCCGGGCTGGACAAGCCTGAGAGTAATATCGAAGGCCTCGAATCCCTGGAGGAGACGCGCGAGGAGAAGACTTACAGGAACTGGATGAACTCGATGGGCGTGACACCGCATGTCAACTGGCTCTACTCGGACCTGGCAGACGGTCTGGTGATTTTCCAGTTGTACGACATCATCAAGCCGGGCACCGTAAACTGGAATAAGGTGCACAAGAAATTCTCGAAGCTGCGAAAGTTCATGGAGAAGCTGGAGAACTGCAATTACGCTGTAGAGCTGGGCAAGCAGATGAATTTCTCGCTAGTGGGCATCGCCGGGCAGGACCTCAACGATGGAAACGCAACCCTGACATTGGCTCTGATATGGCAGTTGATGAGGTCATACACATTATCGATTCTGACATCTTTGGCCGGTACACAAGGAAGCACCTTGGTGGAAAAAGAGATCGTCCAGTGGGTCAACTCGAAACTTCAGGCCGCCGGTAAGACCAGCAGTATCAAGGGATTCCAGGATTACGCGATATCAGACGGCAAGGTCGTCATCGACCTCATTGATGCCATCAAGCCCGGTTCGGTGAACTACGATCTCGTCAAGGAGGGTGGAACTGAGCAGGTGAGGAATCTCTTTGTCGCTTTGTCGACCAAGTCTCTCGATATTCGTAGAGTTTGCGTACCAAGATTAATTCGCTCTATTGTGATTGTGGCTATTTCCATAGATGACCGATCGCATTACGCCACGCGTTGCGTTTATGTCACTGACGTCGAGTTCCGTGGATCTCAGTCATTGCATGCTATCTCAATAGAAGTTTGTGAAAatacaaatagaaaaattacttCAAGCAATTTGACCTAGCATGTTTTTTCAAATTGCTCGCAGTCGCAAATTGCTTCTTTCAGTTATCAGCTATCAATACTCTGCACCAGCAGGTATCAGtccaaattaataattaacgtttAGCGATTTTCTATCCGAGATTATTTTCGTCTATCATTCGCAGAAGCCAGTCGGTTCCGCGAAAATTGAAACGCTCGGGCATAGGCCGAATCGATCCCGCTTGGCGCCTGGTCGGTGGCATGACTAATGGGCGACTACCGctactattactactactattgTTTTCGTTTGTTCTTGCAGGAGAATCTGGACAATGCCAAGTACGCGATATCCTTGGCGCGGAAGTGCGGCGCGCGCGTCTACGCTTTGCCGGAGGACATCACCGAGGTGAAGCCGAAGATGGTGATGACTGTGTTCGCCTGCCTGATGGCGATGGATTACATCCCGAACATGGATTCCGTGAAGAATCAGCAGAACAACGTGAATAACGTGAACAACGTAAACAGCGTGAACAACGGCCAATAATGTCGCGCCAACCGCCGCCGCGCCGTGTCGTCGTCCCACCTACGTGCCGTCTGTCTTTTATACACAAGAACCTTCGATATCGGGCCGCGCCGCCACGCGCCTCTTCCACGAGCGTAATACCTGTATATACGTAGGCTAGGATAGCTTGTTTTcttgaagagagaaaaagagagagagagagagagcgaataCTACTACTTAGGAAGAATCCACGAGACGAGAAGGGGAAGTCCTCGAGCATCCCTCGTTAAACCGCAACAACGCCATTCGACCGCAATGTTCCGGACTTGATGCAAGTACTCGAGATTTACGGGACGTAAAGTGTATCTATTCGCAGGCTATCATCATCGTAGCACTTGGATTGGCGCTGTTTAAGCACCAAACACTCTTCTGCTACGTGTAGCAGCGTGATCACCGTGTGTCGTTGCGTGCGCGATGCGGGACTCCTCTTCTCCGTTGTTTTCGCAATCATATCACACTCGTTTCCACACATTTACTACTTGTTGTACCACGTCAGATTTGTATAAATCGATTTTATACCGTAAATGTAACTTGAAGCAGTAGATGAAGAGAGCACATTAGGAATCATCGCTAGGAACATTGAAAACGCATATTGCAACATTCAGAACACACGCACGGTATCCTCAAAATCCATGACCTTAATTTAACGAAGAGAAAAACTTTGAGAAAAACTTCGGTTTTCAGTCGAGTCTAAAGACGTTAAGTATCGAATCGATAAAAATTGTAGTGAATGATGATCTCTCTCGAAATATTTCCGCAGAAAAGTTCGAGGCCGAAGAATCAGAGGATCCTGGAACGTTCTGTACAATTAAGCAGGTTCTTTTTCAAGCAGACCATTCTGTCTTCTGGCGTGTAGAGTCAAAACGACAGTTCGACACCCGAATTACGTGCAGTACAGTAAGAGACAAACTTAACACGAGATACATATACGTATCCGATAGCGTAGACGTAAGAGGACTTGTGATCTATTTCAGCTCTGTTGTTTTGCGTGCTCTCAGCGCGATTCACAATGTCCATCAGGTTTGTCATAACGGTCTAAGGCTTCGTCGGCTTCGTTTCTTGCGCATCAGTGTCGCACGAAGGGACGTTACATTGAGCGTAAATTTACGGCTACATGCAGATCATATacctttatatttctttacgtATATTTACTCGAGAATATATATCGATGAGAGAACTCTTTTTCTATATCCTGTCGGGCTCTAAAAAGAGAAATCCGTTTCTGAAATGGGAAGAGAAGGCCTTTGATATTTCACGCTTGAAGAGTCTGCCCACATCATTCCACGTGGCGATAGCTTCTATGTCATGTTAATGTACTCGAGATACTGTGTattcgaaaaagaaaagtgtCAATGACGGATTGATTATGTGCGCTACAAACGGACGGCAATGGATAATGATGATATGTAGTAACCCCACGTTGACGCACAAAAATCATTGTAATCGTGCCATTAATAAGTATTGAACTGTAAAACGTGATTCGATATTTAcgcgatatttataatttgaattCGGATCGAGGCGAATAAATGCTAAAGCGAAATCTGCGAAATTGCTCTCTGAAAGCAAGGGGATTACGAAGAAACGTGGATTCCTCTTGATTTATGCGTCTCGCAATTTGTTTCATGCGCATCAGGTGTGCAGATGTTGGATTG
The Ooceraea biroi isolate clonal line C1 chromosome 4, Obir_v5.4, whole genome shotgun sequence genome window above contains:
- the LOC105285594 gene encoding plastin-2 isoform X1, which gives rise to MEILKMRRWDVMDEYFRDFRQLFKLIDANGDGFINVTELRSALDVCGFKMPGYKVRQMIEEYDDKQRLEHKGRLSFEEFEKLCKELKANELGSTFKQVVSKKENLETLGGISEASSEGTTHSVRLEEQLAFSDWINTNLSHDPDLKHLLPIDPEGKTLYDKVKDGILLCKIINHSCPDTIDERTINKKNMTLYKKHENLTLALSSAQAIGCNIVNIDAHDLTKGSPHLVLGLLWQIIRIGLFNQITLENCPGLATLLQDGERIEDLLKLSPESILLRWVNHHLENAGIARRCNNFQSDITDSEIYTYLIKQIAPNSAGVTLEALMEPNHMSRAEIMLQQAAKLGCRTFVTPSDVVNGIYKLNLAFVANMFNNYPGLDKPESNIEGLESLEETREEKTYRNWMNSMGVTPHVNWLYSDLADGLVIFQLYDIIKPGTVNWNKVHKKFSKLRKFMEKLENCNYAVELGKQMNFSLVGIAGQDLNDGNATLTLALIWQLMRSYTLSILTSLAGTQGSTLVEKEIVQWVNSKLQAAGKTSSIKGFQDYAISDGKVVIDLIDAIKPGSVNYDLVKEGGTEQENLDNAKYAISLARKCGARVYALPEDITEVKPKMVMTVFACLMAMDYIPNMDSVKNQQNNVNNVNNVNSVNNGQ
- the LOC105285594 gene encoding plastin-2 isoform X2 gives rise to the protein MATAIDDRQELLEQFQAIDANGDGFINVTELRSALDVCGFKMPGYKVRQMIEEYDDKQRLEHKGRLSFEEFEKLCKELKANELGSTFKQVVSKKENLETLGGISEASSEGTTHSVRLEEQLAFSDWINTNLSHDPDLKHLLPIDPEGKTLYDKVKDGILLCKIINHSCPDTIDERTINKKNMTLYKKHENLTLALSSAQAIGCNIVNIDAHDLTKGSPHLVLGLLWQIIRIGLFNQITLENCPGLATLLQDGERIEDLLKLSPESILLRWVNHHLENAGIARRCNNFQSDITDSEIYTYLIKQIAPNSAGVTLEALMEPNHMSRAEIMLQQAAKLGCRTFVTPSDVVNGIYKLNLAFVANMFNNYPGLDKPESNIEGLESLEETREEKTYRNWMNSMGVTPHVNWLYSDLADGLVIFQLYDIIKPGTVNWNKVHKKFSKLRKFMEKLENCNYAVELGKQMNFSLVGIAGQDLNDGNATLTLALIWQLMRSYTLSILTSLAGTQGSTLVEKEIVQWVNSKLQAAGKTSSIKGFQDYAISDGKVVIDLIDAIKPGSVNYDLVKEGGTEQENLDNAKYAISLARKCGARVYALPEDITEVKPKMVMTVFACLMAMDYIPNMDSVKNQQNNVNNVNNVNSVNNGQ